The genomic region GTAGGCGTTGGCGCGGGCCTGGCCGATGGTTTCGGGGTTGTTGAGCAGGGTCATGTCCTCAGGCTTAGGCGAGGTAAAGGGGTGGTGCATGGCGAAGTAGCGGCCTTCTTCTTCGATGTATTCGAGCAACGGGAAATCGACTACCCACAGCGCCGAGAAAGTATCTTTATCGCGCAGGCCGAGGCGCTGGCCCATTTCTAGGCGCAGCTCGCTTAGAGCCTTGCGGGTTTTGTCGGCAGGGCCGGCCAAGATCAGCAGCAAATCACCTTCGTTGGCGTTGAAGGCCGCTTTCCACTTTTGCAGCTCTTCCTGCGAGTAGAACTTATCTACCGACGACTTCACGTTGCCGCCGGCTTCTACGCGGGCGTATACCAAGCCGGTAGCACCTAGCTGGGGGCGCTTCACGAATTCCGTCAGCTCGTCTACCTGCTTGCGGGTGTAGGCGGCGCAGCTCATGGCGTTGATGCCCACCACCAACTCGGCATTGTCGAACACCGGGAAGCCCTGGCCTTTCACCACGTCATTCAGCTCTACAAACTTCATCTCGAAGCGCGTGTCGGGCTTGTCGTTGCCGTAGTAGCGCATGGCATCGGCATAGTCCATGCGGGGCAGTTTGCCAATTTCTAGGCCTTTCACCTCTTTGAAGAGGTATTGCACTAGGCCTTCGAAAGTATTCAGGATGTCTTCCTGCTCTACAAATGCCATTTCGCAGTCGATCTGCGTGAACTCGGGCTGACGGTCGGCGCGCAGGTCTTCGTCGCGGAAGCACTTCACAATCTGGAAGTAGCGGTCGAAGCCCGACACCATCAGGAGCTGCTTGAAGGTTTGGGGCGACTGGGGTAGGGCGTAGAACTCGCCGGGGTTCATGCGCGAGGGCACCACAAAGTCGCGGGCGCCTTCGGGCGTGCTTTTGATAAGCACGGGGGTTTCTACCTCGATGAAGTTTTGCGCATCGAGGTAGCGGCGCACGGCCTGGGCCATGCGGTGGCGCAGCATCAGGTTCTGGCGTACGGGCGTGCGGCGCAGGTCCAAGTAACGGTACTTCATGCGCAGGTCGTCGCCGCCGTCGGTGTCGTCTTCGATGAGGAAGGGCGGCAGCTTAGCCGGGTTCAACACCTCCAGGCTCTCCACCCGAATTTCGATGTCGCCGGTGGGCATCTTGTCGTTTTTGGAGTAGCGCTCGGCCACCTTGCCCGTCACCTGAATCACGAACTCGCGGCCCAACTCACGGGCGGCTTCGCGCAGCGTTTCGGCTTCCTGGCCTTCTTCCAGCGTGAGCTGGGTGATGCCGTACCGGTCGCGCAAATCAATCCAGAAAATGCCGCCTTTGTCGCGGGTGCGCTGCACCCAGCCCACGAGTGTTACAGTTTGACCAGCATTTTCGAGGCGAAGCTCGCCATTGGTGTGCGTACGAAGCATGAGTTCAAGTCGATAGTTTCGGAATACGAAGGTAGGAAGGTAGCGCGGAAAAGGTGATATGAAGTTGCGGCATCGTCATTTCAACCAGCAGAGAAATCTTGCGTGTTGATGTGAGGTAGCAACTCTCATGCTGCGCACGGTCGAAGCATCTCGCCCGCTTCGTTGCTGGCAGCGCATTACTACTAAGCGAGATGCTTCGACTGCGCTCAGCATAACCTTCAACGTCAGCACACGAGTTTTTTCCGTGGGTCGATGAGTGCATTTAAATATCCTTCACCCAAAGCAACTTCCATAGTGTTTTTCCTATCTTATCCGCAGCATCCCTATTCCTTACCAATCAGAAAACAGAGCCATGGAGCTTGTTATCGAGAACTTATCCAAAACGTACGGCAACGGCGTGCGCGCCTTGCAAAACGTGTCGTTGCGCATCCCAACGGGCATGTTTGGCCTGCTAGGCCCGAACGGCGCCGGCAAATCGTCGTTGATGCGCACCATTGCTACCCTGCAAGAGGCCGACAGCGGCAGCATCCAGCTGGGCGACATTGACGTGTTGCGCGACAAAGACGCTGTGCGGCGGGTGCTGGGCTATTTGCCACAGGAGTTTGGCGTATACCCGAAAATTTCGGCCGAAGAGCTGCTCGACCATTTTGCCGTACTCAAAGGTCTGAGCGACAGCAAGCAACGGCGTGAGATAGTGCATGGCCTGCTCCAGCGCACCAACCTCTACGAAGTGCGCAAGAAGAACCTGGGCGGCTACTCCGGCGGTATGAAGCAGCGCTTTGGTATTGCGCAGGCGCTACTGGGCAACCCGCGCCTAATTATCGTGGATGAGCCCACGGCTGGCCTAGACCCCGCCGAGCGCAACCGTTTTCATAACCTGCTAGCCGAAATCGGGGAGAACATCATTGTGATTCTGAGCACGCACATTGTGTCCGACGTGAGCGACCTGTGCCGCAACATGGCCATCATCAACAAAGGCCAGGTGCTGCTCACCGGCGACCCGCTGCTGGTGATGCAGGAACTCACCGGCCAGCTCTGGCGCCGCACCATTGATAAGGAGCAACTGCCCGCTCTGCAACAGGAGCAGCAGGTGATTTCGACGCGCCTGTTTGCCGGCCGCACCATCGTGCACGTGGTCAGCGACGCGCAGCCAGGGCCAGACTACGAAGGCATCACCCCTACCCTGGAAGATGTGTACTTCGCCCGCATCGCGCAGGCCGAACGGAAGGTAGCCGTGGCAGAGAGCTAAACACTAGCTTCCCTCCTTCTTTAAGGAGGAAAGCTAGCTCCTAGCTTTCTTTCTAGTCACTCTCCTTTCGACTTTCCTCTTCCATGTTTCTCGCTATTCTCAAGTTTGAACTCTGGTACCGGCTCCGACGGCCGGCTACGTATATTTATTTTGCTATCCTACTCGCTATCAGTTTACTACTGATGCTGATGACGGGCGGTTTCTTTGAAGGCGTCACGGCTTCGGTGGGCAACAGCAAGGTGTACATCAACTCGCCGTTTGCGCTGAACGGCTTGATTAGTGTACTCACCATTGTGCCGGGTGTGCTGATTATCTCGGCCATGTTTGGGCCGGCTGTGCTGCGCGATTTCGACAGCCGCATGCACCCGCTGCTTTACACGGCGCCTATTAGCAAGGCCGGCTATTTGGGCGGACGCTTCTTCGGAACGCTGCTCGTTACGTTGTTGGTACTCAGCGGCATTGGGGTAGGCCTGTGGATTGGCACGCTGTTTCCGGGCATCAACCCGACCAAGGTAGGACCGTCGCAGGTGGGTGCCTACCTGATGCCCTACCTCACGTTTGTGCTGCCGAATACGTTGTTTGCCGGGGCCATTTTCTTTGTGCTGGCTACCCTCACGCGGCAGGCGCTGAGCACCTACGTGGGCAGCATCGTGTTTCTGGTGCTCTACTTCACGGCCCAAAGTCAGCTCTCCGACCTCGACAACAAAACCCTGGCGTCCCTACTCGACCCCATGGGCAACGGGGCGCTGTCCCTGCTCACGAAGTACTGGACGCCCGCCGAGAAAAACACCCGCCTAATTGCGCCTACCGGGCTACTGGGCCTCAACCGCCTGCTATGGTTGGGCGTGGGGCTGCTGCTGGTGGCATTTTGCTACCTGCGGTTCCGATTTGGGCAAAGCGTAGACACAGTACGCTTGCGCCGTCTGCGGCCCGAAGAGGTGGGCCAAGCGGTGCAGCCGGTGGGCACACTGGTACTACCCCAGGTGCAGCAGGATTTCGGCACCAGCCAGCACCTGCGGCAGTGGGCCCGCCTGACGTGGCAGGAGCTGCGCGACGTGCTGCGCAGTCCTTACTTTATTGCTATTGTGGTGGCGGGCTTGGCGTTTCTACTCGCCTCGGCCCTGCAAATCGGCAAGATCTACGACACTCAGACGTACCCTGTAACGGGCCAGGTAATCGAGATTTTATCGGGCTCGTTTACGCTGTTTCTGCTGGCTATCATTACCTTCTACGCCGGGGAACTGGTGTGGCGCGAGCGGGATGCCCACATGAATCAGCTCTACGACGCCCTACCCATTCCGAACTGGGTGCCGCTGGCCTCGAAGCTGGTAGCGCTGCTACTCGTGCCGGTGGTATTGCTGGTGGTGGTGCTGGTGTTTGGGGTGCTCACGCAGCTTTCGTATGGCTATTATAACCTGGAAATTGGGCTGTACCTGCGCTGGCTGTTTGGGCTGAAGCTGCTAGACTACTGGCTGCTGGTGGTGCTAGCGGTGGTGGTGCAAGTTGTTGTCAACAACAAGTACCTGGGCCACCTCGTGATGATACTCTACTATATGTTCGTGGCCTTTGTTGCCGGGCAGGTAGGGCTAGAGCACAACCTGCTGCTCTACGGCTCCGACCCCGGCGTGCGTTACTCGGCGCTTAATGGATTTGGGCATTTCATTGGGCCGTACTTCTGGTTTAAAAGCTACTGGGCGGCGCTAGCCGTGGCCCTGGCGGTGGGGGCCAACTTGCTATGGGTGCGCGGCACCGAAACCACCTGGGCTACCCGGCAGCAGCTTGCGCAACGGCGTTTCAGCACTCCGGCCAAAGTCACGCTCACACTGGCGCTGCTGGCGTTTGTGGGGCTGGGCGCGTGGATTTTCTACAACACCAACGTGCTCAATAAGTACCGCACCGGCAAGCAAGACGAACAAGACCGCGTAGCTTATGAAAAGCAGTACAAGCGCCTCCAGCGCCTACCCCAGCCGCGCATTGTGGCCGTGAACGTGCAGGTCGATTTGTTTCCGGAGCGACAAGAGGCACGAGCGCACGGGCAATATTGGGTGCTCAACAAAACCCAGCAGCCTATTGACTCAGTGGTGCTGGATGTACTGAACACGGCCCGCATCCGGAAGCTGCAAGCCGGCCCCGGCGCCCGCAACGTACTGGCCGACTCTATCCAGGGCCTCTACGTGCAGCGCCTACCCCGCCCCCTGGCTCCCGGCGACTCCCTCCCCCTCTCTTTCGACCTGTACTACGCCGCGCCGGGCTTCGAGAATAGCACGCGCCGCACCAACATTGTAGAGAATGGCACCTTTATCAATAGTGGCATGATGCCCCACCTGGGCTACAGCGAAGGCAACGAGCTAAGCGAGGAAGGCGCCCGCAAAAAGTACGGCCTCCAGCCTAAGCCGCGCATGCGCGCGCTGGGCGACACGGCCGCCCGCCAGAACACATACATTGCCCACGATGCCGACTGGGTGCGCTTCACAGCTACCGTCAGCACCACGCCCGACCAGATTGCACTGTCACCGGGCTACCTCCAAAAGGAGTGGCAGGAAGGCGGCCGCCGCTACTTCCGCTACGCTATGGACGCGCCGATTCTGAATTTCTACTCGTTTCAGTCGGCGCGCTATGCGGTGCGCCGGGCCAAGTGGAACAACGTGGACATTGCCATCTATTACCAGCCTGGCCACGAGTACAACCTCGACCGCATGATTCGGGGTGTGAAGGATGGCTTGGCCTATTATTCCAAAAACTTCAGCCCCTACCAGCACCGGCAGGTGCGCATTGTGGAGTTTCCGGGGTACAGCAGCTTCGCGCAGTCGTTTCCCAACACTATTCCGTTTTCGGAGGGCATCGGCTTCATTGCCAAAGTGGATACCACCAACCCCGACGACGTGGACTACCCCTACTACGTGACGGCCCACGAGGTAGCGCACCAGTGGTGGGCGCACCAGGTAATCGGGGCCGATGCGCAAGGCTCGACGCTGATGGTGGAAACGCTGGCCCAGTATTCGGCTCTCATGGTGATGAAGCAGAAGTACGGCGAGGCCATGATGCGCAAGTTTCTGAAGTACGAAATGGACAGCTACTTGGGCGGCCGCGCCCAAGAGCGCATTGCCGAGCAGCCGCTGTATAAAGTAGAAAATCAGCAGTATATCCATTACCGCAAAGGCTCGGTGGTGATGTACGCCCTGGCCGACTACATTGGCGAGGACAAGGTAAACCAAGCGCTTTCCGACTACATCAAGGAGGTGCAGTACCAGGAGCCGCCCTACACCACCTCGCTAGATTTGGTGCGCCACCTGCGCCAAGTCACGCCCGATTCGTTGCAGTACCTCATCACGGATATGTTCGAGCGCATCACGCTGTATGAGAACCGCGCCGATTCTGTGACGGCTCGCAAGCTGCCTAACGGCCAGTACCGCGTAGACATGGTATTGAGTGCCAAGAAAGTATACGCTGACAGCCTTGGCAACGAAACGCCCGCGAAGAACATGGATGACCTGATTGATGTGGGCGTGCTGGCCCGCAAGAAAATCAACGGCCAATGGCAAGACGTGACGCTCTACCGTCAGAAGCGCCGCTTCCGCCCCGGCACGACCCGCATCAGTGTGACGGTACCTGAGAAGCCCGCCAAAGCCGGCATCGACCCTTATAACCTATTGATTGACAGAACGCCGAGCGATAATCTGAAGGATGTGACGGTTGAGAAGTAGGGGAAGCGTTTGTTTTTCTGTCATCCTGAACGCAGTGAAGGACCTTATCACGCGAGAACGAGTCGTTGTTACTCAAGTCGTTTACATGTGATAAGGTTCTTCACTGCGTTCAGGATGACAGGCGGACGGTAACAGCTGGGTAATAACAAATAATGCTTGGATAAACCACATTTGGCCCAACTTCTGCAAGTAGCCGGGAAACGACTTTGTTTTCCCGGCTACTTCTGTTTTTCCCTACCCATGAAACGCTCCGCCTTTCTGTCTCTCGCCGTTGCCTTCCTCACTATTTCAGCTGCCCAGGCTCAAACTCCCACCAAAGTCAAAACCAAGACGAAGGCCGAAAACGGCACCGTCGTCAAAGCGAAAACCGACGTGGAGCCCATCGTGCTCGATGGCCCTATCAAGCGCGTGGAGACTCTATCGGGCATTGATATATTCCCTACCTCTGACGGGCAAACGATTATGCTCAGCTTCACGCAGCAGTTCACCAAGCCCGGTACGCTGGTGATGACCAACTACCGGAATCAGCCTATTTACACCACAGCTCTCGATCCGCAGAACAACACAGGGCAGCCGGTGTCGCTGGGTCGTATTCCGGCGGGTACGTACCTAGTGGAGGCCAAAACCGGCAACTACGTCTACTGGAAGAAGGTGCGCGTGAAGTATCCTACCCTGGCAACTACCAAAAAACGGCGCTAACAGAAACGGCGCGGCACTAGTGCCGCGCCGTTTCTGTTCTTACCCTACTTTTGTCTTCATATGATGCAAGCAACTCGTTTTCTTGGCCGTCTGGCTCCCCTACTCTTTCTCGTGGTACTTACGGCCTTCGTTTCGCCGCCCAAGCTGCGCAAAACCACCATCGCCAAGAACCTGACGGTAGGCGTGCCCGACACGTTCGCGCCTCTCCCCGACGACGGTATTGCAGCTAAGTTTCCGGCCCAGCGCCGCCCTTTGGGCGCGTTCAGCAACCCCAGCGGCCGCGTCGATTTCAGCGTGACACAGAAGCCTACCTCCTTCAGCAACCGCGACTACGCCCTGCTGGTGAAGATTTACAAGGCCAGCATTCAGAATATGTACTCCAAGGTGCAGTTCCTGGCTGAGGATATCCGCACCATCAACAAGCGCGATTTTGTGGTGCTGGAGTTTGTCTCGACGGTGAACGACACGCGCCGGGGTAGCAACATGGCGCCCATTCGGCGCTACCAACTGGTGCAATACGCCATTGAGGGCGACCAACAGTACATCTTCACCTTCACCGCTCCCGCCGACGAGCAGGCCCAGTGGCAACCCACCGCCCGCGAGGTGATGGAAAGTGTGGCCTTGAAGTAACCTTTTTCCCGCAGACAGCGCACAAAAAAGCCACTCCTTTTCAGGAGTGGCTTTTTTGATGTGTGCATCAGAATGAGAGAAACTATGCAGCAGCTTCTACTTGCTTGGCAAACTGTACGCTGATAACCAGCTTGATATCTTCGCCTACTACAATGCTGCCGGCTTCGGTTACGCCGTCCCAGGTCAGGCCAAACTCTTTGCGGTTGATTTTGCCGGTTACATCAAAGCCAGCTTTCAGGTTGCCGTAGAAGTCGGTGGCGGTGCCGCCGTGCTCTA from Hymenobacter aerilatus harbors:
- the aspS gene encoding aspartate--tRNA ligase; protein product: MLRTHTNGELRLENAGQTVTLVGWVQRTRDKGGIFWIDLRDRYGITQLTLEEGQEAETLREAARELGREFVIQVTGKVAERYSKNDKMPTGDIEIRVESLEVLNPAKLPPFLIEDDTDGGDDLRMKYRYLDLRRTPVRQNLMLRHRMAQAVRRYLDAQNFIEVETPVLIKSTPEGARDFVVPSRMNPGEFYALPQSPQTFKQLLMVSGFDRYFQIVKCFRDEDLRADRQPEFTQIDCEMAFVEQEDILNTFEGLVQYLFKEVKGLEIGKLPRMDYADAMRYYGNDKPDTRFEMKFVELNDVVKGQGFPVFDNAELVVGINAMSCAAYTRKQVDELTEFVKRPQLGATGLVYARVEAGGNVKSSVDKFYSQEELQKWKAAFNANEGDLLLILAGPADKTRKALSELRLEMGQRLGLRDKDTFSALWVVDFPLLEYIEEEGRYFAMHHPFTSPKPEDMTLLNNPETIGQARANAYDMVINGVEVGGGSIRIHDRAVQAQMFSLLGFSPEEAQAQFGFLLDAFEYGAPPHGGIAFGFDRLCSLFGGADSIRDFIAFPKNNSGRDVMIDSPSEISQAQLKELSIKTDVVTGK
- a CDS encoding ABC transporter ATP-binding protein; the encoded protein is MELVIENLSKTYGNGVRALQNVSLRIPTGMFGLLGPNGAGKSSLMRTIATLQEADSGSIQLGDIDVLRDKDAVRRVLGYLPQEFGVYPKISAEELLDHFAVLKGLSDSKQRREIVHGLLQRTNLYEVRKKNLGGYSGGMKQRFGIAQALLGNPRLIIVDEPTAGLDPAERNRFHNLLAEIGENIIVILSTHIVSDVSDLCRNMAIINKGQVLLTGDPLLVMQELTGQLWRRTIDKEQLPALQQEQQVISTRLFAGRTIVHVVSDAQPGPDYEGITPTLEDVYFARIAQAERKVAVAES
- a CDS encoding ABC transporter permease/M1 family aminopeptidase — protein: MFLAILKFELWYRLRRPATYIYFAILLAISLLLMLMTGGFFEGVTASVGNSKVYINSPFALNGLISVLTIVPGVLIISAMFGPAVLRDFDSRMHPLLYTAPISKAGYLGGRFFGTLLVTLLVLSGIGVGLWIGTLFPGINPTKVGPSQVGAYLMPYLTFVLPNTLFAGAIFFVLATLTRQALSTYVGSIVFLVLYFTAQSQLSDLDNKTLASLLDPMGNGALSLLTKYWTPAEKNTRLIAPTGLLGLNRLLWLGVGLLLVAFCYLRFRFGQSVDTVRLRRLRPEEVGQAVQPVGTLVLPQVQQDFGTSQHLRQWARLTWQELRDVLRSPYFIAIVVAGLAFLLASALQIGKIYDTQTYPVTGQVIEILSGSFTLFLLAIITFYAGELVWRERDAHMNQLYDALPIPNWVPLASKLVALLLVPVVLLVVVLVFGVLTQLSYGYYNLEIGLYLRWLFGLKLLDYWLLVVLAVVVQVVVNNKYLGHLVMILYYMFVAFVAGQVGLEHNLLLYGSDPGVRYSALNGFGHFIGPYFWFKSYWAALAVALAVGANLLWVRGTETTWATRQQLAQRRFSTPAKVTLTLALLAFVGLGAWIFYNTNVLNKYRTGKQDEQDRVAYEKQYKRLQRLPQPRIVAVNVQVDLFPERQEARAHGQYWVLNKTQQPIDSVVLDVLNTARIRKLQAGPGARNVLADSIQGLYVQRLPRPLAPGDSLPLSFDLYYAAPGFENSTRRTNIVENGTFINSGMMPHLGYSEGNELSEEGARKKYGLQPKPRMRALGDTAARQNTYIAHDADWVRFTATVSTTPDQIALSPGYLQKEWQEGGRRYFRYAMDAPILNFYSFQSARYAVRRAKWNNVDIAIYYQPGHEYNLDRMIRGVKDGLAYYSKNFSPYQHRQVRIVEFPGYSSFAQSFPNTIPFSEGIGFIAKVDTTNPDDVDYPYYVTAHEVAHQWWAHQVIGADAQGSTLMVETLAQYSALMVMKQKYGEAMMRKFLKYEMDSYLGGRAQERIAEQPLYKVENQQYIHYRKGSVVMYALADYIGEDKVNQALSDYIKEVQYQEPPYTTSLDLVRHLRQVTPDSLQYLITDMFERITLYENRADSVTARKLPNGQYRVDMVLSAKKVYADSLGNETPAKNMDDLIDVGVLARKKINGQWQDVTLYRQKRRFRPGTTRISVTVPEKPAKAGIDPYNLLIDRTPSDNLKDVTVEK